GCGAAGGGTGCAAAGAAGCCCGCTGCGAAGAAGTAACGCGAAATTGCAGGCCTGAAAAGGCTAAAATTTGTGGACGCGGCCCTTGACGGGGCCGTGTTTTTTTATGTTTATGACCATGACAAACACTGCGTCCGATTTCTATTCCCAGCACTTCGAAGTTGCCGGATTCATCCGGGAAGTGTTCGGCTATATGGACAGGTTCAAGGGCCAGCTCTTTATTTTGAAGATTGACGACGGCCTCATGGACCATCCGTTGTTCCCCGTGCTCATGCGGGATATCGCGCTTTTGCATAAAGCCGGTATTCGCATCATTATTGTGCCGGGGACACGAAACAGCATTGATGCGCAGTTGAATGCTTGGGAAATTGAGTCCAAGTTCCATAATGGAGTCCGGCTTACGAGCGAAGATGCCCTGCCCCTTATTGAGCAGGCGTCCTTGGGTGTTGCCCAGCGCATTATGAGTCACCTCACGGCAAGCGGCCTCAGCGGTATCCAGGGCAACTGGGTGCTGGCGCGGAGCCTCGGCGTTATCAACGGCGTCGACTTTATGAGGACAGGTAAGATCGAGAGGATCCAGAGGGACATTCTCGAACAGCTGATGAGTGAAAAGTTCGTACCCATCATCCCGCCCATTGGTTGGAACAAGCTGGGTCACGCCTACAACATCAGCTCTACCGAACTCGCGACAGAACTTTGCAAGTATTTGCAGGTCGGCAAGCTGTTCTTTATCGGTAATGAGAACGGTATCAAGCTCAAGGGACTTGTGACGGGCAAGAATACTCGGTACTTGGAACCCACCGAGAGCGGCGTGATTTCGGCCATGGACGTGGACCAGGCGAAGGAATTGTTGGAACTCAATTCCGACGTGTTGAATTTTGCGCAAATGGATTACCTGCTGAATGCCATTCATGCTTGCGAGGCGGGAGCGAACCGTGTGCATTTGCTGAGCGGCGAATTCCAGGGCAGTGTGCTTCAGGAAGTGTTTAGCGCTCGCGGTGACGGCACCATGGTGTACGCTAACCAGTATTCCAGCATCCGGCCGGCGAACATCGAGGACATCCCCGATATTTTGCGGGTCATGCAAGATTACATTGCCAAGGGCTACCTGGTGCCCCGTACGCAAGAGAGCATTTCGGAAAAACTCCACGACTATGTGGTGTACTCTATAGACAACAGCATTCACGGTTGCGGTGCGTTGCATGAATTTGAGGACGGCATGGCTGAAGTCGCCGGCATTGCGGTGGGCGCGAACTACCGCAAGTCGGGCATCGGCGATGCCATCGTGCGTCACCTCATTTCTGTCGGCCGCATGAAGGGCTACAAGAAGCTCTTCTTGCTCACGACGCAGGCGCTCGACTGGTTCTACCACTTCGGATTCGAGGATGGTACGGTCGAGGATTTGCCCAAGAGCAAGCGCGACCACTACAACCAGAAGCGGAACTCGCGTATCCTCGTGCTGCCGTTGGATAAATGATGAATACATTGGAAGCAATTCGCACGCGTCGCAGTACCCGCAAGTTCAAGGCACAGCCTGTCGAACTCGAGAAGTTGAAGCAGATTGTCGAGGCGGGGCAGTTCGGCCCTACCGGCGGCAACGCTCAGAGCAATCACTTCTTCGTGATTTCGGATGCTTCTGTGATTGCAAAACTCAAGGAACTGGTGCAGGCCGCGTTCGCGAAGATGGAACTCCGTGAAGACCTGTACAAGAGCCTGCAGAATTCCATTCGCCTGTCGCAGAAGGGCAACTACTCCTTCTGCTATACGGCGCCCGTGCTTATCGTGGTTGCAAACAAGAAGGAATACGGCAACAACATGGCCGACGTGGCCTGCGCTGTGGAGAACATGATGCTTGCCGCGAACGAACTTGATTTAGGTAGTTGCTACATCAACCAACTCAAGTGGCTGAACGAAGACCCGACGCTCCTTGAATACCTGCGTGGCTTTGGCTTGCGCGATGACGAACGCGTGTACGCCTCCGTCGCTGTAGGCTACGCCGATACCGAGAGCGGGCTCCCGAACCGTAACGTCACCGAACGCACCGGCAACGAAGTCGTGTTCGTGTAATTTTTGCTGGGTTATTTCCCGAGCATTTCCTTAACTTTCTTCTTGACTTCTGTCAAGTCGCTGCTCGTGAGTACCGGAATAAGCGAGTTTATTTCTTCGATGGGTTTGTCCCACCAGCGCCATTCGAGCATCAGGTTTGTGAGTTCTTCGTCGAAACGCTTGCGTATAAATTGCACCGGGTTTCCTGCGACAATCGTGTAGGGCTCCACATTGCTGCCAACGACGCTGCTTGCGCCGATAATCGCACCGTCGCCGATATGTACTCCGGGGAGTATCGTTACGTTCTGGCCAATCCACACGTCGTTCCCGATAATTGTGTCGCCTTTTAGCGGCATGTCCGCTGGTGCGGGCGCCTTCATGTCCCAGCCTGTGAGCGTGTAGAACGGGAAAGTCGAGACCGCGTTCATCTGGTGGTTTGCCCCGTTCATCACGAACTCCACTCCCGCAGCAATCTGGCAGAACTTGCCGATAATCAGCTTGTCGTTGTTCCACGGGTATAGGTGAGTCACGTGGCTTTCGAACTCGCTGTCGGCAATGTAGGTGAAGTCGCCCACGACTATGTTTGGGTTCTTGAGCGTCGGCTTCACGTAGATTTCCTTGTTGTAGCCCGCAATCGGGTGTACTGCCATCGGGTCGGGAATGTTCTTTGGCGTTGTCATGATTCCAAAATACATTATTTGTGTACAAGATTGACATTTTGTCAACGGGGAATACATCCGGATAGGTGCCTGCGGGCCGTAAATCCATATATATTTCAAGTGTTGTTTGAAGTGAAGGCGTCTTGACGCCTTAAAGGGATGTTATGCTTAAAAGCAGACTCAGGACTGCGGCGGTGGCCGCTTCCTTCTCCGTGGCGTCGCTTGCTGTGCTCGCGAATGCCGAAACGCTCCCGACTGCGGGCGAAATGTTCAACAAGATGGGCTTCGGGATAAACATCGGCAACACGATGGAAGTTCCAGGCAACCCGACGGGTTGGGGCAACAAGTTCCCGACAGAGGCCTACATCGATTCGGTAAAGGCGGCGGGGTTCAGCACCATACGCATTCCCTGCGCCTGGGACAGCCACGCGAGTAACGGCGTCATTAACGAAAGCTGGATGGATTCGGTGCAGACGGTCGTAGACATGTGCATGCGCGCAGGCCTCGTGACGGTCCTGAACATCCACTGGGATGGCGGCTGGCTTGAAGAGAACCTGAAGGACGAAAAAAAGAACGAAGTGAACGCGAAGCAGAAGGGCTACTGGATGCAGATTGCGACGCGCTTCAAGGACTACGACGAGAACCTGCTCTTTGCGAGCGCGAACGAGCCCGCGACTACCGACGACAATTACAGGCACGAGACGGAAATCCTGATGGTATACCATCAGACATTCGTGGATGCCGTGCGCGCAACGGGCGGCAACAATGCGAGCCGTACTCTTGTAATCCAGGGGCCCTCCACAAGTATCGACCGCACGACCGAGGTGATGCCGGTTTCGAAACTCCCGAAGGACGTGATTGAAAACCGCCTGATGGTCGAGGTGCATTTTTACGACCCGTACACCTACACACTCTTGAACGATATTGTTGACTGGGGCGCGCAAGTTTATCCGCAATACTACTGGGGCGACGACCTCGCGACTGGTGCAGACATCGTGCACAATTGCGGTTACAACGCCTGGGCGGGCGCCATGGGCGACAAGTGCACCAGCGCGCAGATTCAGGAACAGTTCGGCAAGATGAAGACGAACTTTGTGGACAAGGGCGTGCCCGTGATTATCGGCGAGTTCGGTGCGAACGACCGCGTGGGCGTGCTGACAGGCGACAACTACGCGAAGCACCGCAAGGGTCGCCTTGCCTATTACGATGCCGTGATGAAGCTTGCGAAACAGAACAAGGTGGTGCCTATTGCCTGGGATACGGGCCACGAGGGCGAAAACAACATGACGATTATTCGCAGGCAGTCGGAACCGGACGGCTCTGTGTTCGACATGGACGTGCTGAAGATTATGCGCAGCGCCTACGGACTCGGCGACTACGTGAACAGCGGCATCACGCATGTGGAAAACTTCAAGACGGGCGGCGAAACGACGGGAATCGCGACCGGCGCCCATTTGGGTAAGGGCTTGGCGCGAGTGACCTCCGGGATTGTCCGCGTGGGCAACCGTCTGGAATCTGCGGGCGAAATCAGGCTGTTCAACCTGAATGGAACGCTTGTCCGCACTGCGATAAACGGCATGTCGCTCGAAAACATTCCGCACGGTATATATATTGCCAAGGGTGCTAGCGCCTTGGTGAGGGTTGATATCCGGTAATTTTTCTATCTTTGCCCGCATGAACTTGAAGATGATGGAAGACGGCTTCCGGATGATTCTCACCGGCATGGGCGAGAATCCGAACCGCGAAGGCTTGCTCGATACGCCGAAGCGTGTCGCGAAGATGTATGCCGAGCTCATGACCGGCCTTTCGGGCGAGATGCGTGCCGAGGATATCCTCAAGACGCGTTTCCACGAGAAGTACGACGAGATGATCATCGTGCCGGACATCGAGTTCGCGAGCATGTGCGAACACCATTTTCTGCCGTTTACGGGCAAGGCGCACGTGGCCTACATTCCGGGCGACTGCGTGGTGGGCCTTTCCAAGATTCCGCGCGTCGTTGAATTCTATGCGCGCTTTCCGCAAATCCAGGAACGCATGACGCGCCAGATTGCCGAACTCATCCAGAAGGAACTGAACCCGAAGGGAGTCGCGGTGGTGCTCGAGGCATCCCACATGTGCATGACCATGCGCGGTGTCAAGAAGCCCGGAGCGACGATGGTCACGACCCAGCTTTTGGGCAGGTTCAAGACCGACGAGAAGACTCGCGCCGAGTTCATGTCGCGCATCTACGCTCCGCGTTAAGTGTCTGTTTCGCTCTAAATCGATAGCCCTTGGATAAATTATCCAAAGGCGTTGGATTATTTATCCAAATTATTTTATACGTAATTGTTCGTTTCGCCTAGTTTTAGATGTACTTTATTGTTGCCCCCCCCAACCAAGCCCCTAGTGTTTATTTGAGGTTTTGTTTTTTACGCAAAGAAGGGCTTGTTCGTGGATTTTTTGTCCACGGAAATTAAGTACAAACATTAGTTTACGCCGGTTTATCAAGGTATTTTATGTACAAACGGTTGGGGGCAACCAAGGAGAACAAATGAAATCCAGAGTGTTTAAGTACTTGGTCTTGGCTAGCGCCTTGACATTCATGAACTGCGGTGATGATGCTGCTGACGCTCTCTCAAATGCCGTGGGTGACGTTAACAATCCTGAAATTGTGCAGCCTGGTACAGCACCGGGTGGGCAACTTCCCACTGATCCGAACTCTCCGGCTGTTACAGACCCGAACGATCCGCTTGCCGCGCTTAGCTCTTCGGGTATGGCTGACCCCTCCTTGGTGGGTGGTGATGTCGTCGATCCGACTCTCGTGTCCAGCAGCTCTACCGATATTATCGGTGGTGGCGAAGTTGTCGAACCGGGTGTTGATGTGAATCCGACCAGCAGTGCTGACGTTCTTAATCCTGCATCTAGCGCAGATGCAAATCCTGCCTCCAGTGCCGATGTTGCCCCGGTTTCTAGCGCGGTTGCTGAACAGCCCGCTTCCAGTTCCAGTGAAGTGGTTGTTTCTTCTTCCAGCGAAGAAGTGAAGCCCGCCGGAATCTTCCTCGCCGAGGGCAAGGAAGAAGAAAAGGACCAGATGCAAATCGTATATACCGAAAATATCGAACCCTGTATTTGGGATAATGACAAGCACAGGAACTTGTGCAAGATCCTTGCTTATCCGAAACAGCTGTCCGAGACCCAGAAGCATGCTGTCGTGATGTGGGGCCCCGGTGGCGGCTCTGACCCCAAGGACTATGGTGGAATCATCAAGCGCTTGGCCTCTCACGGTTTTGTAGTGGTTGCTATTCCTCAATCTCCGGGTGATGCCAGCCAGGGCAAGCCAGCCCTTGATTGGCTTGAAAGCAAGAACAAAGATCCGAACGATCCGTTGTACAATAAACTCGACATGACCAAGGTGGGCGCTTCCGGCCACTCCATGGGCGGTCTCGAATCCGAACAGATGGTGATTAAGGACAGACGCGTGCTTACCGCGTTCCTCAACAACAGCGGCGACTGGAATGGCGCCGGTGCGAACAAGGTCGCAACTGACCGCTCCATCGCAATTCTCTATGGCGAAGTCGGCATGGAAAAGGACAACGCTAGGAATGACTACAACAATCCGGGCGTGCGCGCTCCTGCCTGCCTTATCGAAATGACTGGCGGTCCGAAGAACAACAGTGAAGGTGGCTATGGTCACGGTTCCGGTTCCTGGGACGGCATGGCTGCGACGGTTGCCTGGATGCGCTGGCACCTCGGTGGCGAGGAATGGCGCAAGGCTGACTTTGTCGGCACGAGCGGCAAGTACATTGATGGCAACATCATTGGTAAGCAGGGCAACTGGAAAACCCAGTGCAAGAACTTCTAAGAATTTCCACACTCCAACAAACCGAAAAGCCCCGCTTCGGCGGGACTTTTCTATTTTATAAAGTACTATGAACGCTGCCATTCTCACTAATGAATTTCCGCCAGAAATTTATGGCGGTGCCGGTATCCATGTCAAGTTTCTTACCCAGGAGCTGAGCAAGCTTTGCCATGTCGAAGCCCGTTGCTTTGGTGACCAGGACGTGGACGCAGACAATGTTCGCGCCATCGGTTTTACACGTAAGCTGGGGCTTAACCCGGCTGACGACCGATTCCACAAGATTTTCAAACCGCTCGATATCAACCTACAGTGGGCTGCGACCCTCAAGGATATTGATGTCATCCATTGCCATACATGGTACAGCCATTTTGGCGGAGTGCTTGCGAGCCGCCTTTTGCAGTGCCCGCTCATCCTCACCACGCATTCGCTGGAACCGCACCGCCCGTGGAAGGCGGAACAGCTGGGCGACGGCGGCTACGCCATGAGCTGCTGGATCGAGCGCACCGCTTACGAGGCAGCCGACGGTGTTATTGCGGTGAGCCAGGGCATGAAGCGCGATGTAATGAAGCTTTACGGCGTGCCCGAGGACCGCGTGAAGGTCATTTACAACGGTATCGACCCCGGTTTTTACGCCCCCACGTTTGACGAAGAGATTGTGCGTAAGTGGGGCGTGGACCCCAAACGTCCCTACGTGCTGTTCGTGGGTCGCATTACCCGTCAAAAGGGCATTAGCCAGCTTATCCAGGCCATCCCGCAAATCGATAAGAACGCACAGGTGGTTTTGTGTGCGGGCGCTCCCGATACGCAGGAACTCGCCGACGAATGCAAGTCCCTTATCGAAGAGGTCCAAAAGGTCCGAGACGGTGTTGTTTGGATTCAGGAACCGGTGCCGCACGAGCAACTGCGCGTGCTCTACAGCCATGCGACCGTCTTTGCGACACCTTCGCTCTATGAACCGTTCGGTATCATTAATCTCGAGGCCATGAGCTGCGGGACTCCCGTGGTGGGGAGTGCTGTGGGTGGCATTCCCGAGATTATCGTGGACGGCGAGACCGGCTTTTTGGTGCCGCTCAAGGCGAAGTCCGAGACGGACTTTGAACCGGCGGACCCCAAGGCGTTCCAGACCGATTTCGCGAACAAGCTCAATAAGGTGCTCGAGAACGCGAATCTTGCCAAAAAGATGGGCGAGGTCAGCCGTAAGCGCGCCGTGGACGTGTTCAGCTGGAAGTCAATCGCCAAGCAGACATTTGATTTTTATGCCGAATGCATTGAGCGCTACAAGCGCGAAGGCAAACGCTAGACTATCTTTTTACATATAACTGTATAACCTAAAGGAGCCTCTATGACCGTTTCCGTTGTCGTTATCATCGTCGTCGTGCTGTTGCTCGCCTGGGTCGCTTCCATGTACAACAGCTTGGTCAAGTTCCGCAACAACCGCGAGAACGCCTTTGCCAACATTGATGTGCAGCTCAAGCAGCGCTATGATCTTGTGCCGCAGCTGGTGTCGACGGTCAAGGGTTACGCCGCCCACGAAAGCGAGACGCTTGCTAAGGTGACCGAGGCTCGCGCCGCTGCCATGAGCGCTCGAACCATCGACGAGAAGGTCGCTGCCGACAAGTCCCTTACGGGGCTCCTCTCCGGACTCAAGGTGGCTCTGGAAGCCTACCCCGAGCTCAAGGCGAACACGAACTTCCTCCAGTTGCAAACGGAGCTCGCCGACATCGAGAATAAGCTCTCTGCCGCTCGCCGTTTCTTCAACTCCTCGACGCGTGAATTGAACAATGCCTGCGAAGTGTTCCCTTCGAATATCATCGCCGGGATGTTTGGTTTCAAGCGTGCCGCCATGTACGAGGCAACCGAGAGCCGTGAATCGTTGAACAAGGCCCCCGAGGTACATTTCTGAGTTAATAGTTTGAAGTTTCGCCCAAGGGGCTAGTTGCTAGAATAGTTTGAAATAAGAATTGTCTTGTGATAGGGAACTCTAGTAACTCATAACTAGTAACTTGTAACTAGGCCGAAGGCCCTTTTATATGAAGTACGTCGGTATCCAAACGCAAATTGACAGGAACAATAGGAATACTGTTCTCCTGCTTTTGATGTTCCCGGTGATCATCCTCGGGATGGTCTTCTTTGTCATTTGTTTTTTGGAATACTTCGGTTTTTTTTCTGGTAACGTGGGTTATGGCAACATGCACTGGGACATTGTCTTTGACGTGTTCAAGAGGGCATTCCCCTACACAGTCGGGATTGTGGGCACCTGGTTCATTATCGCCTATTTTGCAAACACCGCCATTATCCGCCATGCGACGCATGCCCGCCCGCTTGAGCGCAAGGAGAATGTTCGTGTTTACAACATTGTCGAGAATCTCTGCATTGCGGGCGACATCGAGATGCCCAAGATCAACATCGTGAAGGATGGTTGCCTCAACGCCTTTGCGAGCGGCATTGACATCAACTCGTTTACCATCACCCTCACGACCGGTATTATAGACGAACTAAATGATGAGGAACTGAGCGCTGTCGTGGGTCACGAGCTGGCCCACATCAAGAACAGGGATACCCGCCTTATGGTGGTGTGCATTGTTTTTGTAGGAATATTTGCCTCCATCCAATCCGCCATTCTGCACACTATCGGGGACATTTTTGACTCGGCGACAGCCCCCCGGTATCACCGCAGAAGGGGAGGGGGGCTCGCCTTCCTCATCCTGGTCTTGATATTTGCGTTGATTGTCGTTTCGATTGGCTATTTGTTCAGCACCTTGACGCGCCTTGCCATATCGCGTAGCCGCGAGTACGTGGCCGATGCCGGTGGCGCCGAGCTCTGCGCCAACCCGACGGCGCTGGCTTCCGCCCTGCGGAAGATTTCTGCCATGCCGGGCCTTGGGTATGTGTCCCGCGGTGATGTGGCTCAGCTCTACATTATCCACCCAGCCGAGGAAGGCGACGAGGATGAGGTGCGTAGCGACCTGTATTCCGGCCTGGTTGCAAAAATCAATTCCATCTTTTTGACACACCCCGACACGCCCGAACGCATCAGGCTTTTGGAACAGTTCTAGGACGAGGTCAGTTTTCCCCGTTCTTCTCTTTTTTGGCTTGCTTTAAGAGGGCGAGCTTTTCGCCCATGGCTTTTTCTTTGCCGTAGGGCTTGGGCTCATAAATCACGGTGCCTTCCAGTTGCTTTGGCAAATGCTCCTGGGCGGAGTAGGCGCCGGGGCTGTCGTGGTCGTACTGGTAATCAACGCCGTAGCCCAGCTGCTTGCCTACGCGGGTCACGGAATTGCGGAAGGCTCGCGGCACGGGGAGCGT
This genomic window from Fibrobacter sp. UWP2 contains:
- a CDS encoding glycoside hydrolase family 5 protein produces the protein MLKSRLRTAAVAASFSVASLAVLANAETLPTAGEMFNKMGFGINIGNTMEVPGNPTGWGNKFPTEAYIDSVKAAGFSTIRIPCAWDSHASNGVINESWMDSVQTVVDMCMRAGLVTVLNIHWDGGWLEENLKDEKKNEVNAKQKGYWMQIATRFKDYDENLLFASANEPATTDDNYRHETEILMVYHQTFVDAVRATGGNNASRTLVIQGPSTSIDRTTEVMPVSKLPKDVIENRLMVEVHFYDPYTYTLLNDIVDWGAQVYPQYYWGDDLATGADIVHNCGYNAWAGAMGDKCTSAQIQEQFGKMKTNFVDKGVPVIIGEFGANDRVGVLTGDNYAKHRKGRLAYYDAVMKLAKQNKVVPIAWDTGHEGENNMTIIRRQSEPDGSVFDMDVLKIMRSAYGLGDYVNSGITHVENFKTGGETTGIATGAHLGKGLARVTSGIVRVGNRLESAGEIRLFNLNGTLVRTAINGMSLENIPHGIYIAKGASALVRVDIR
- a CDS encoding nitroreductase, which produces MNTLEAIRTRRSTRKFKAQPVELEKLKQIVEAGQFGPTGGNAQSNHFFVISDASVIAKLKELVQAAFAKMELREDLYKSLQNSIRLSQKGNYSFCYTAPVLIVVANKKEYGNNMADVACAVENMMLAANELDLGSCYINQLKWLNEDPTLLEYLRGFGLRDDERVYASVAVGYADTESGLPNRNVTERTGNEVVFV
- a CDS encoding CatB-related O-acetyltransferase, whose protein sequence is MTTPKNIPDPMAVHPIAGYNKEIYVKPTLKNPNIVVGDFTYIADSEFESHVTHLYPWNNDKLIIGKFCQIAAGVEFVMNGANHQMNAVSTFPFYTLTGWDMKAPAPADMPLKGDTIIGNDVWIGQNVTILPGVHIGDGAIIGASSVVGSNVEPYTIVAGNPVQFIRKRFDEELTNLMLEWRWWDKPIEEINSLIPVLTSSDLTEVKKKVKEMLGK
- the argA gene encoding amino-acid N-acetyltransferase, producing MTMTNTASDFYSQHFEVAGFIREVFGYMDRFKGQLFILKIDDGLMDHPLFPVLMRDIALLHKAGIRIIIVPGTRNSIDAQLNAWEIESKFHNGVRLTSEDALPLIEQASLGVAQRIMSHLTASGLSGIQGNWVLARSLGVINGVDFMRTGKIERIQRDILEQLMSEKFVPIIPPIGWNKLGHAYNISSTELATELCKYLQVGKLFFIGNENGIKLKGLVTGKNTRYLEPTESGVISAMDVDQAKELLELNSDVLNFAQMDYLLNAIHACEAGANRVHLLSGEFQGSVLQEVFSARGDGTMVYANQYSSIRPANIEDIPDILRVMQDYIAKGYLVPRTQESISEKLHDYVVYSIDNSIHGCGALHEFEDGMAEVAGIAVGANYRKSGIGDAIVRHLISVGRMKGYKKLFLLTTQALDWFYHFGFEDGTVEDLPKSKRDHYNQKRNSRILVLPLDK
- the folE gene encoding GTP cyclohydrolase I FolE; amino-acid sequence: MNLKMMEDGFRMILTGMGENPNREGLLDTPKRVAKMYAELMTGLSGEMRAEDILKTRFHEKYDEMIIVPDIEFASMCEHHFLPFTGKAHVAYIPGDCVVGLSKIPRVVEFYARFPQIQERMTRQIAELIQKELNPKGVAVVLEASHMCMTMRGVKKPGATMVTTQLLGRFKTDEKTRAEFMSRIYAPR
- a CDS encoding LemA family protein; its protein translation is MTVSVVVIIVVVLLLAWVASMYNSLVKFRNNRENAFANIDVQLKQRYDLVPQLVSTVKGYAAHESETLAKVTEARAAAMSARTIDEKVAADKSLTGLLSGLKVALEAYPELKANTNFLQLQTELADIENKLSAARRFFNSSTRELNNACEVFPSNIIAGMFGFKRAAMYEATESRESLNKAPEVHF
- the glgA gene encoding glycogen synthase, with the translated sequence MNAAILTNEFPPEIYGGAGIHVKFLTQELSKLCHVEARCFGDQDVDADNVRAIGFTRKLGLNPADDRFHKIFKPLDINLQWAATLKDIDVIHCHTWYSHFGGVLASRLLQCPLILTTHSLEPHRPWKAEQLGDGGYAMSCWIERTAYEAADGVIAVSQGMKRDVMKLYGVPEDRVKVIYNGIDPGFYAPTFDEEIVRKWGVDPKRPYVLFVGRITRQKGISQLIQAIPQIDKNAQVVLCAGAPDTQELADECKSLIEEVQKVRDGVVWIQEPVPHEQLRVLYSHATVFATPSLYEPFGIINLEAMSCGTPVVGSAVGGIPEIIVDGETGFLVPLKAKSETDFEPADPKAFQTDFANKLNKVLENANLAKKMGEVSRKRAVDVFSWKSIAKQTFDFYAECIERYKREGKR
- a CDS encoding M48 family metallopeptidase, with the protein product MKYVGIQTQIDRNNRNTVLLLLMFPVIILGMVFFVICFLEYFGFFSGNVGYGNMHWDIVFDVFKRAFPYTVGIVGTWFIIAYFANTAIIRHATHARPLERKENVRVYNIVENLCIAGDIEMPKINIVKDGCLNAFASGIDINSFTITLTTGIIDELNDEELSAVVGHELAHIKNRDTRLMVVCIVFVGIFASIQSAILHTIGDIFDSATAPRYHRRRGGGLAFLILVLIFALIVVSIGYLFSTLTRLAISRSREYVADAGGAELCANPTALASALRKISAMPGLGYVSRGDVAQLYIIHPAEEGDEDEVRSDLYSGLVAKINSIFLTHPDTPERIRLLEQF
- a CDS encoding esterase gives rise to the protein MKSRVFKYLVLASALTFMNCGDDAADALSNAVGDVNNPEIVQPGTAPGGQLPTDPNSPAVTDPNDPLAALSSSGMADPSLVGGDVVDPTLVSSSSTDIIGGGEVVEPGVDVNPTSSADVLNPASSADANPASSADVAPVSSAVAEQPASSSSEVVVSSSSEEVKPAGIFLAEGKEEEKDQMQIVYTENIEPCIWDNDKHRNLCKILAYPKQLSETQKHAVVMWGPGGGSDPKDYGGIIKRLASHGFVVVAIPQSPGDASQGKPALDWLESKNKDPNDPLYNKLDMTKVGASGHSMGGLESEQMVIKDRRVLTAFLNNSGDWNGAGANKVATDRSIAILYGEVGMEKDNARNDYNNPGVRAPACLIEMTGGPKNNSEGGYGHGSGSWDGMAATVAWMRWHLGGEEWRKADFVGTSGKYIDGNIIGKQGNWKTQCKNF